From a single Oncorhynchus tshawytscha isolate Ot180627B linkage group LG33, Otsh_v2.0, whole genome shotgun sequence genomic region:
- the LOC112230591 gene encoding pinopsin-like produces MSHPPPLTPQGATIVVESRNFNFSTQDSSATNPNASDSVRDSLVYSEKSELSRTGHTVVAVFLGVILLLGFISNFFVLLLFARFQVLRTPINLILLNISVSDMLVCIFGTPFSFAASLYGRWLIGDQGCKWYGFANTLFGIVSLVSLAVLSYERYSTILSYTKADPSDYKKAWLAIAGAWLYSLVWTMPPFFGWSSYGPEGPGTICSVQWHQRSSGNISYVTCLFIFCLLLPLLLMVICYGKILFFIRGVAKTNQLSAHRRETHVLVMVVSMVSCYLLCWMPYGVVALLATFGQVGLVGPTTSIVPSILAKSSTFLNPIIYILLNNQFYRCFLAFMSCGSEPTGSHTLCTLPSSRVTGPNGNSPCPRGAWYIPWYMQAPGQ; encoded by the exons ATGTCTCATCCACCACCATTGACTCCGCAAGGCGCTACAATAGTTGTTGAAAGCCGCAACTTCAATTTCAGTACCCAGGACAGTTCCGCGACGAACCCCAACGCGAGTGACAGTGTCCGTGACTCTCTCGTATACAGCGAGAAGTCCGAGCTCAGCAGGACAGGGCACACAGTGGTTGCAGTATTCCTCGGTGTCATTTTACTATTAGGATTCATCAGCAATTTCTTCGTCCTTCTCCTCTTCGCACGGTTCCAGGTGCTGAGGACGCCCATCAACCTCATCCTGCTCAACATCAGCGTGAGTGACATGCTGGTGTGTATCTTTGGAACTCCCTTCAGTTTCGCTGCGAGCCTCTACGGCAGATGGCTCATCGGAGACCAAGGGTGCAAGTGGTACGGTTTCGCCAACACGCTTTTCG GCATCGTTTCTCTAGTATCTCTGGCCGTCCTGTCCTACGAGCGCTACTCCACGATATTGTCTTACACAAAGGCTGACCCGTCTGACTACAAGAAGGCCTGGCTGGCCATCGCGGGCGCCTGGCTCTACTCCTTGGTGTGGACAATGCCACCTTTCTTTGGCTGGAGCAGCTACGGTCCTGAGGGCCCAGGCACCATATGCTCAGTGCAGTGGCACCAGCGCTCTTCTGGGAACATCTCCTATGTCACCTGCCTCTTCATCTTCTGCCTCCTGCTACCCCTGCTGCTCATGGTCATCTGCTATGGGAAGATCCTCTTTTTCATCCGTGGG GTCGCCAAAACCAACCAGTTGTCTGCACATCGCCGGGAGACCCATGTGTTGGTGATGGTTGTCTCCATGGTGTCCTGCTACCTGCTGTGCTGGATGCCCTACGGGGTGGTAGCTCTGCTAGCCACTTTCGGCCAGGTTGGCCTGGTCGGCCCCACAACAAGCATTGTCCCCTCCATCCTTGCCAAAAGTAGCACGTTTCTCAACCCTATCATATATATCCTGTTAAACAACCAG TTTTACAGGTGCTTCCTGGCCTTCATGAGCTGTGGGTCAGAGCCAACTGGCAGCCACACCCTCTGCACCCTGCCCAGCAGCCGAGTCACTGGCCCTAACGGCAACTCGCCTTGCCCAAGAGGAGCCTGGTACATTCCCTGGTACATGCAAGCCCCTGGACAGTAG